A window from Thalassophryne amazonica chromosome 15, fThaAma1.1, whole genome shotgun sequence encodes these proteins:
- the LOC117525805 gene encoding LOW QUALITY PROTEIN: bromodomain-containing protein 4-like (The sequence of the model RefSeq protein was modified relative to this genomic sequence to represent the inferred CDS: inserted 2 bases in 2 codons; deleted 3 bases in 2 codons), with amino-acid sequence MAEFCSATATHHRDGRRTGSRQQPESSLSPRPPLPFNPPPPEHXNPSRPKRQTNQLQYLLKVVLKTLWKHQFAWXFHSPVDAVDLNLPDYYKIIKTPMDMGTIKKRLENNYYWNAQECIQDFNTMFTNCYIYNKPGDDIVLMAEALEKLFLPEDYGDCQEETEIAVVTKGRRRTRRDLALITKSDSGQDSSSPSTTPHTRDFSSPSHPLTPQPRAPPTTPGPPILPQPPRVPPTPGSLTPHLVPPFPVLTPDVLAHGMTSVPPPAPPHPALHPVPLLQNPPVLFKQRKSQKRKADTTTRPANDQLTESSPASIEARPLRDSSRPSKQSKQDASQPDSQHHLSGSLDTGVTATSKRQDQLRFCARLHREMLSKKHVAYAWPFYKPVDVKTLGLHDYLDIIKHPMDLSTIKVTFLKITQNNLVYLANIIPVFFQIYISITFFPNSTK; translated from the exons atggcggAGT TCTGCTCAGCCACTGCAACCCACCACCGCGATGGGAGACGGACTGGATCCAGGCAGCAGCCAGAATCCTCCCTCTCGCCCCGCCCCCCTCTTCCCTTCAACCCTCCACCACCTGAAC GGAACCCCTCCAGACCCAAACGACAGACCAACCAGCTACAG TACCTCCTCAAAGTGGTGTTGAAGACTTTATGGAAACACCAGTTTGCGT CTTTCCACTCTCCTGTAGATGCCGTTGACCTCAatttacct GACTACTATAAGATCATCAAGACCCCTATGGACATGGGGACGATTAAAAAACGT CTGGAGAACAACTACTACTGGAATGCCCAGGAGTGTATCCAAGACTTCAACACAATGTTCACAAACTGCTACATCTACAATAAG CCTGGTGATGATATTGTCTTAATGGCGGAGGCTTTGGAAAAGCTGTTTCTGCCAGAAGATTACGGAGATTGC CAGGAAGAGACTGAAATTGCCGTGGTTACGAAAGGACGCCGCAGGACCAGAAGGGATCTAG CTCTCATCACCAAGTCAGACTCCGGTCAAGACTCGTCATCTCCTTCCACCACACCGCACACACGAGACTTCTCATCCCCCTCTCATCCACTAACGCCTCAGCCCCGGGCCCCACCCACAACTCCAGGCCCTCCTATCCTGCCTCAGCCCCCACGCGTGCCTCCTACCCCAGGCTCTCTCACACCCCACCTAGTGCCGCCATTCCCTGTCTTAACACCAGACGTCCTGGCACATGGCATGACCTCTGTTCCTCCTCCAGCACCACCACACCCAGCCCTCCATCCCGTCCCATTGCTGCAGAACCCTCCTGTCCTTTTCAAG CAGAGGAAGAGCCAGAAGAGAAAAGCAGACACCACCACCCGCCCTGCCAACGACCAGCTCACCGAATCATCGCCTGCCTCCATTGAGGCCCGGCCGCTCCGAGACAGCAGTCGCCCCTCAAAGCAGTCCAAACAAGACGCGTCACAGCCAGACTCTCAGCATCACCTGAGCGGCTCTTTGGACACTGGCGTGACAGCGACATCGAAGCGCCAGGACCAGTTGCGTTTCTGTGCACGTCTCCACAGAGAGATGCTGTCTAAGAAACATGTGGCCTATGCCTGGCCGTTCTACAAACCTGTTGATGTAAAAACTCTTGGACTTCATGACTATCTTGACATCATCAAGCACCCTATGGACCTTAGTACCATCAAGGTAACTTTCTTAAAAATAACACAAAACAATCTTGTATATCTTGCCAATATTATACCAgtttttttccaaatatacatttcAATCACATTTTTTCCCAACTCAACAAAGTGA